In the Magnetococcales bacterium genome, one interval contains:
- a CDS encoding glycosyltransferase family 4 protein, which produces MSVNKSIVLVRQRFSAFGGAERFLDRALESLRRQGAQVSIVARSWDGGSAAVNGVVCNPFFLGRLWRDAGFAWGVCRLLSSRDGVLVQSHERLPCCDIYRAGDGVHAVWLEQRGRVVSGLRRFLDRYSPYHAYTRFMEGRLYRSPRLKAVICNSAMVKEEIQENYGVDESLLHVIYNGVDSEAFHPDLKVRHREALRREWKIPEEAVLFLFLGSGYQRKGLAQVLTALARQTDEAWLMVVGQEKSLRRYKRMAARLGLKDRVRFAGAQPDVGPFYGAADAFVLPSLYDPFANAVLEAMACGLPVITSRKCGAVDLIADGENGYLVDALDETALALAMTRLHDGALREKMGRKSRETVLPLSFAAMGEKLLALYEELLSR; this is translated from the coding sequence ATGAGCGTCAACAAAAGCATCGTATTGGTCAGGCAGCGATTTTCCGCCTTCGGCGGGGCGGAGCGTTTTCTGGACCGGGCCCTGGAATCCCTGCGGCGACAGGGGGCGCAGGTCTCCATCGTGGCCCGTTCCTGGGACGGGGGCAGCGCCGCCGTGAACGGGGTGGTCTGCAACCCCTTCTTCCTGGGGCGGTTGTGGCGCGATGCGGGTTTCGCCTGGGGCGTCTGCCGTTTGCTTTCCAGTCGGGACGGGGTCTTGGTGCAGTCTCACGAAAGGCTGCCCTGCTGTGACATCTACCGGGCCGGGGATGGTGTTCACGCCGTCTGGCTGGAGCAGCGGGGGCGGGTGGTTTCGGGTTTGCGCCGGTTTCTCGACCGTTACAGTCCCTATCACGCCTACACCCGTTTCATGGAGGGGCGGCTTTACCGCAGTCCGCGCCTCAAGGCGGTGATCTGCAACTCCGCCATGGTCAAAGAGGAGATTCAGGAGAACTACGGGGTCGATGAATCGCTGTTGCACGTCATTTACAACGGCGTGGACAGTGAGGCCTTTCACCCCGACCTCAAAGTCAGACACCGGGAAGCCCTGCGTCGGGAGTGGAAGATTCCCGAGGAGGCGGTGCTGTTTCTCTTTCTGGGCTCGGGCTACCAGCGCAAAGGATTGGCCCAGGTTCTGACGGCCCTGGCCCGCCAGACCGACGAGGCCTGGTTGATGGTTGTCGGGCAGGAGAAGAGCCTGCGGCGTTACAAAAGGATGGCCGCGCGCTTGGGCTTGAAGGACCGGGTGCGTTTCGCCGGCGCCCAGCCCGATGTGGGCCCCTTCTATGGTGCAGCGGACGCTTTTGTACTGCCGTCGCTCTACGATCCATTCGCCAATGCGGTGCTGGAGGCCATGGCGTGTGGACTGCCGGTGATCACCTCCCGCAAATGCGGCGCGGTGGACCTGATCGCCGACGGCGAGAACGGCTATCTGGTGGACGCCCTGGACGAAACCGCCCTGGCCCTGGCCATGACCCGTCTGCACGATGGGGC